The Hymenobacter swuensis DY53 genome includes the window CTGATTTCAATGAGCACCGCAAAGCTCAGGGCCCCTGCCGCTACCCGGCGGCTGCTCCAGCGAGGCCACCCTAGCCCGACCAGCCAGAACACCAGCAGTGCCCACAGCGCATCCCCGGCGTACGAGGCCACGAATGCCGGCAGCCACGGACCATACCTGCGCGACGCCAGCCCCAGCAGCATGGTAAGCCCCAACAGGACCACGTACAGGCCCCGGTGCCGACAAGTGTTCCGGGTAGTAAATAGGGAGGGATGGGGAGGAAGCATGGCCAGATGACAACGACGACGAAACTACACGCCGGCTGCCAGAGTACCACATTCCGGCAAACCGTACCTTTGGCGCGCAGGCAGGTCGCCTGTACTTTCCCGTTGCTCTGTTCTTCGGCTTCTGACCGAACCATTTTTCGCCCGGCATGACCCTGACCTGGATTCTGAAACCCTTCTCGGACCTCACCACGCCGGAGCTGTACGCCCTGCTGCAACTGCGCTCCGAAGTATTTGTGGTGGAGCAAACCTGCGCCTTCCAGGATATCGACGGGCAGGACCAGCAGGCTTGGCACCTACTGGGCTACGCGCCCAACGGAGAACTGGCCGCGTATACGCGCCTGTTCCAGGCCGGTATCAGCTACCCCGAGGCCAGCATTGGGCGAGTAGTAGTGAGCCCCCGGTTTCGGCGCTTTGGGCTGGGCCGGATGCTTCTGCAGGAGTCCATTGCCGCCGTGGGCCGACTGTTCGGCGAGCAGCCTATTCAGATTGGGGCGCAGCTGTATTTGCAGGCTTTTTATGAAAGCTTTGGCTTCCGGCAGGTGGGCGAAGGCTACCTGGAAGACGACATTGCCCACATCCATATGGTACGCCGCTGAGTTCGTCGGGCCGACTCATTTGCCGCAACGCGCACCGGTTCAAATTCGTTAAGCTATAACCGCGCGGTAGCTAAAAACCTGCCGTGGTTTTCGATGGTTTGTAGCCTACCTTTACCCGTAGCACGCCGATTCGCCAACTTCTTCCCGCTTCTTGTTTTATGCCTGCTCCCGCTTTTCCAGTCGATTATCAGCAGCTTTTTCACTCGCTCCCTGATAATTTTCTGCTGATAGCTCCCGATGCCGACGCGACGATTCTCGATAATACCGATAGTCACGTAGCGGTGTCCCTGAAAAGCCGGGAGGCGGCCGTGGGCAAACCTTTCTTTGAGGCGTATCCGGCCAGCGACGACGCTTCGGCCCGTACTATCCAAGAGTCGCACGAGCATGTGCGCCAGTACCGGGAGCCACACACCATGCCGCTCATCCGCTACGACTTGGAGCGGCCGGCCGAGCAGGGTGGCGGACTGCAGGAGCTGTACTGGGAAGCTACGCACTACCCGATTCTCGACAAACAAGGGCACCTGCAGTTTATTCTGCAGCGCACCCAGGACGTGACAGAGCGGTACCTGGCGGAGCAGCGCAGCCAGCAGATGCAGCGGGAGCTGGATGAGCAGCAGGAGCGCACCCGTTTTATTCTGGAGGCCCTACCCGTGATGGTGTGGACCAACCGGCCCGATGGCTCCACCGATTACTTTAACACCCGTTGGCTGGAGTTTACCGGCCGGGCCTTAGCCGATACCGTTGGCTGGAACTGGACGCAGGACATTCATCCAGACGACCTAACCAATGTGGAAACGTTCTGGGCCAAAGCCCGCTCAACTGGCTCGGAGCTGCAGACCGAGTATCGCCTGCGCCGCCACGATGGGCAGTTCCGCTGGGTGCTGGTACGGGCTCTGCCCCGCTTTGCTGCCGATGGCCAGCTGCTGATGTGGGTGGGCTGCGGCACCGATATCCACGATCAGAAACTGATGGTGGAGGAGCTGCTGGAACAGAACGAGCAGCAGGCTATGCTTTCCGACCAAGCCTATGAAACGTTCCGGCAGATGCAGCAGCAACGCGAAACGTTCTACAACCTGTTTATGCACACGCCGGCCCTCATCTGCATTCTGCGGGGCCCGGAGCATCGTTACGAGTTCGTGAATCCGGAGTATCAGAAACTATTTCCGAACCGTGCGCTAGTAGGCCACGCGGTAGCCGAAGCCTTACCCGAAATTGCGGAACAAGGCATTCTTGAGCTGCTGGACAATGTGTACACAACTGGCACGCCGTTCATCGGCAATGAGATACCTATTCTGCTGGACTGGAAAAATACCGGCCAGGTAGAACCGGCCTATTTTAATTTCACGTATCAGCAGTTCCAGGAGCAGGGCCAAACCTCCGGCATTACGGTTTTTGCCGTTAATGTTACGGATTTGGTCGTGGCACGTAAGGCCCTCGAAAACCCCGGCTCCGATGTACGATAGGTTCCGGTTTGCTATCTTCCCGGTAAGCGGGCCTCAATACAAAAAAAAGCATGGAACTGAGTAGGCTGGATTTTCAGCAGGCCCGCATTAAGCAGGTGCTGTTCAAGTCGCGGCTGCGCTCCGTTTTATACGGTGTGCGGGAGCCCGACCCGGCCTTGTTTTCACTGGCCGATAACCCGCTGGGCGCGTGGCTGCATTCGGTGGTGAAGCCCCAATATGGCACTAGTCTGCCCTATCAGCGGCTGGAGCAGGAACTGCAGCGCATGCTGTTCACCGGCCGCGACTTAGTACAGCAGTACCAGCGGGGCCAGTTGGAAGAATCCCGCTCCGGCCTGGAAAAGCTCGATGCCCACGCTACCCGCATGGAAACCCTGCTGCAGGAACTGGAGCAGCTGGTGTAGTCCGATTGTCAAGGCTGCGCTGGCCGAAAAGGGACAGGCTTCGTATTTTGGGGCAATGAAATTCCCCTCCTTATTCCTGACAGCGGGTATGGCCCTGGGGCCCCTGGTCAGTCCGGCCCAAACCATCAGCAAAAAAGTAGACAAGGCCCTGCGCCAGGTCCGGCCCGACGATATCAAGGCCCATATTCAGTACCTGGCCGATGACCGGCTGCTGGGCCGCAAGCCCGGCACGCCGGGCTATCAGCTGGCTGTGGAGTATGTTACAGAGCAGCTCCGCAGCTTTGGGGTGCAGCCGGCCGGCGAGGAGGGCAGCTTTACCCAACGGGTGCGGCTGCGGCGCGCCACGGTCCGGCCCGGTGCCACCGTCACGTATCAGCCAACCACCGCTTCTCTGGTGCTGGCACCGGCTGAAGTCCATCTGTACCCGCACCCCGAGCAGCCCCAGACTCAGCTTGCCCCGAGCGGCCTGGCGTTTGTCGGCTACGGCATTTCGGCTCCCGACCAGGGGTATGATGATTACCAGAATCTGGACGTGAAGGGCAAGGTGGTGGTGATTGTGCGCGGAGCCCCGCGCCGCTTCCCTAGTACCGTGGCCGCCGCCAGCCAGGACCAGACTTTGCTGGTGCAAACGGCGGCGCACCATGGCGCGGTAGGCGTGTTGTTTGCCAGTGCCCGCCCTGCCCCGGCTACGGCGGCCACGGCTCCTGCCCGGCCGCTTGCCACCACCAGCGTGTTAGGCCCCGATGGCCGGGTGGCCGCTGCCCGGGGTTTTATCAGCGGCTCTGGGGTAGCGTTGACCGGCACGCTTTCGGCAGCTGGCTTACAGATTTTGCTGCTGAATGCCGCCACCGATACCGCCCGGGTGCTAAGTGCCTTGCGCCAGGGTACGCCCGCGCCGGTGGCCCTGCGCGGTACCCTGGCGGCCAGTTGGGCCTCGGCGTACCAGGATTTTGATTCGTACAACGTGGTGGGTAAGATTCCGGGCTCCGACGCGCGCCTCCGTGACGAGTACGTGGTGCATTCCGCCCACCTCGACCATTTGGGCGTGGGCGTGCCCGTGCAGGGCGACTCCATCTATAACGGGGCCCATGATAATGCCTCGGGGGTGGCTTCGGTGCTGGAAATTGCCCGGCTGTACAGCCATCTGAAGCAGAAACCCCGACGCAGCATTCTGCTGGTGCTGCAGACTGGTGAGGAGCTGGGGCTGCTGGGGTCGGCGTATTTCGCGGCCCGGCCCACGGTACCCAAAACCAGCCTCGTGGCTGATGTGAATACCGATATGCCCACCATTATTGCCCCGCTGTTATCGGTGGTACCGCTGGGGGCGCAGCACTCCTCCCTGGCCCGGCCCGTGGCCGAAGCGGCCCGCTACCTCAACCTGACGGTGGAGGAAGACCCCGAGCCCGACCAGAACCGCTTTATCCGTTCCGATCAGTACAGCTTCGTGGCCCAGGGCATTCCGGCGTTGCACATCAAGTATGGCAACCGTACGCCCGACGGCAAAAACAACTTGGCCGAGCAGGTGCAAAAGTGGCGGGCCGTCACCTACCACAAACCCCAGGACGACAGCAACGGCACCTTTGATTTTGCAGCGGGCCAGAAATACGTGCAGCTCAATTTCCTCATCGGCTACCTGGTGGCTCAGGACTCGCAACGGCCCACCTGGAACCCGGGCGACTTTTTTGGCCAGCGTTTCGGGGGCAAATAGCGCACAGCAACCCGGTTATGGCTCGAAACAACCTGCGGAATGATAACCAGGTTGCATGATTTTCGGGGTAAATTTCCGAATATTAACCGCGTAACCGTTGGGCTTGCTACTGTAGGTGCTCCGGGATATTCCGTCCGCGTTTATGGCGGGCGCAGCAGCTTATCCAGCACCCTTTCCGCATGATTATCTACGGCTACCGTTCCTCGCATCTACTTACTGAGCCCGTAGCGGGCAATTGCCTGGCATGCTCGGCAACAAGCGGGCTGCGAATGAGTGTTTTTGGCCGCTATGCGCACGTTTATTGGATTCCGCTGTTTCCCATCGGGAAAGTCGGGGCGTCGGAATGCGGCCACTGCCGACAGGTGCTGCAGCCCAAAGAGATGGAGCCCGGCTTGCGCCAGGTGTTCCAGGAACTGAAGCGCCGGACGCGGGCACCGTGGTGGCATTTTACGGGTGTTCTGCTGGCGGTAGCGGCACTGGGCTGGATTCTGCTGGCAAACAGCAACAACCAGCGGGCCAACCATTCCTTCATTACCACGCCGCACAAAGGCGACCTGTACCACATCCGCACCAGCAACGGCCACTATTCTCTCTGGAAGGTGCAG containing:
- a CDS encoding ribosomal maturation YjgA family protein → MLPPHPSLFTTRNTCRHRGLYVVLLGLTMLLGLASRRYGPWLPAFVASYAGDALWALLVFWLVGLGWPRWSSRRVAAGALSFAVLIEISQLWQPPWLLAVRGTTLGGLVLGHGFLWSDLLCYAAGVATGYVVERVTGCQHVQA
- a CDS encoding M28 family peptidase produces the protein MKFPSLFLTAGMALGPLVSPAQTISKKVDKALRQVRPDDIKAHIQYLADDRLLGRKPGTPGYQLAVEYVTEQLRSFGVQPAGEEGSFTQRVRLRRATVRPGATVTYQPTTASLVLAPAEVHLYPHPEQPQTQLAPSGLAFVGYGISAPDQGYDDYQNLDVKGKVVVIVRGAPRRFPSTVAAASQDQTLLVQTAAHHGAVGVLFASARPAPATAATAPARPLATTSVLGPDGRVAAARGFISGSGVALTGTLSAAGLQILLLNAATDTARVLSALRQGTPAPVALRGTLAASWASAYQDFDSYNVVGKIPGSDARLRDEYVVHSAHLDHLGVGVPVQGDSIYNGAHDNASGVASVLEIARLYSHLKQKPRRSILLVLQTGEELGLLGSAYFAARPTVPKTSLVADVNTDMPTIIAPLLSVVPLGAQHSSLARPVAEAARYLNLTVEEDPEPDQNRFIRSDQYSFVAQGIPALHIKYGNRTPDGKNNLAEQVQKWRAVTYHKPQDDSNGTFDFAAGQKYVQLNFLIGYLVAQDSQRPTWNPGDFFGQRFGGK
- a CDS encoding PAS domain-containing protein, which codes for MPAPAFPVDYQQLFHSLPDNFLLIAPDADATILDNTDSHVAVSLKSREAAVGKPFFEAYPASDDASARTIQESHEHVRQYREPHTMPLIRYDLERPAEQGGGLQELYWEATHYPILDKQGHLQFILQRTQDVTERYLAEQRSQQMQRELDEQQERTRFILEALPVMVWTNRPDGSTDYFNTRWLEFTGRALADTVGWNWTQDIHPDDLTNVETFWAKARSTGSELQTEYRLRRHDGQFRWVLVRALPRFAADGQLLMWVGCGTDIHDQKLMVEELLEQNEQQAMLSDQAYETFRQMQQQRETFYNLFMHTPALICILRGPEHRYEFVNPEYQKLFPNRALVGHAVAEALPEIAEQGILELLDNVYTTGTPFIGNEIPILLDWKNTGQVEPAYFNFTYQQFQEQGQTSGITVFAVNVTDLVVARKALENPGSDVR
- a CDS encoding GNAT family N-acetyltransferase → MTLTWILKPFSDLTTPELYALLQLRSEVFVVEQTCAFQDIDGQDQQAWHLLGYAPNGELAAYTRLFQAGISYPEASIGRVVVSPRFRRFGLGRMLLQESIAAVGRLFGEQPIQIGAQLYLQAFYESFGFRQVGEGYLEDDIAHIHMVRR